The following proteins are co-located in the Apium graveolens cultivar Ventura chromosome 5, ASM990537v1, whole genome shotgun sequence genome:
- the LOC141724367 gene encoding putative acetyltransferase At3g50280, whose translation MNSEITVQHISECYVKPSHLPQQVIHLTTWDLAMLSFHYIQKGLVFQKPGGQHSFIQLFLHKLKDALSVTLAHFYPLAGRFARKQHHPNSFTISIDCVNSPGARFVHSSVDTTISDILSPPYVPIIVQSFFDHHKAVDYDGLNMSLLTVQVTELFDGIFVGCSVNHSVADGTSYWNFFNTLSQVFQGSPMTAPILERWFPDGCGPVISLPFTRDDQFISRYETPILKERIFHFSIAALARIKAKANAHFKDKATRISSLQALSAVIWRCVTRVRGLTQDQISSCCMPANNRSRLDPPVSKHYFGNCIQILRTFTTASKLLANDFEWAALQINKTIIEHDDKSVRKSVATWLQTPVTYQLKQLVDPGTIVISSSPRFNMYGNEFGLGKPVAILSGYGNKFDGEVTLYQGREGEGSIDTGICLNPDIMSALECDEEFLGCFN comes from the coding sequence ATGAACTCTGAGATTACAGTCCAACACATATCAGAATGTTATGTCAAACCATCTCACCTTCCACAGCAAGTCATTCATTTGACAACATGGGACTTAGCCATGCTCTCTTTTCATTACATCCAGAAAGGCCTTGTATTTCAAAAGCCCGGTGGTCAACATAGCTTCATTCAACTTTTTCTGCACAAGCTTAAAGATGCTCTTTCCGTTACTCTTGCTCATTTTTATCCGTTAGCAGGCCGTTTCGCCAGAAAACAACACCACCCAAATTCTTTTACTATTTCTATAGATTGCGTTAACAGTCCTGGTGCTAGATTTGTCCACTCTTCGGTTGATACAACAATTTCAGATATTCTTTCACCGCCTTATGTTCCCATAATTGTTCAGTCGTTTTTTGACCATCATAAGGCTGTCGATTATGATGGCCTCAACATGTCCTTGTTAACTGTTCAGGTGACTGAGCTATTTGATGGCATTTTCGTTGGTTGTTCAGTCAACCACTCTGTGGCTGATGGCACATCTTATTGGAATTTTTTCAACACTCTATCTCAAGTTTTCCAAGGGTCACCAATGACAGCACCAATTCTCGAACGCTGGTTTCCGGATGGTTGTGGTCCAGTTATTAGTCTCCCTTTTACGCGTGATGATCAGTTTATCAGCAGATATGAAACCCCAATTCTCAAAGAAAGAATCTTCCATTTCTCAATTGCAGCTTTAGCAAGAATCAAAGCAAAGGCAAATGCTCATTTCAAAGACAAAGCTACCAGGATATCATCTCTACAAGCCTTGTCAGCTGTAATTTGGCGTTGCGTGACACGTGTTCGTGGCCTAACACAAGATCAAATCTCTAGTTGTTGCATGCCTGCGAATAACAGATCAAGATTAGACCCACCCGTGTCAAAACATTACTTCGGAAACTGCATTCAGATATTAAGAACATTTACTACTGCAAGCAAGCTACTTGCAAACGACTTCGAATGGGCTGctttacaaataaataaaactatCATCGAACACGATGATAAATCTGTGCGTAAATCCGTTGCAACATGGCTGCAAACTCCAGTTACTTACCAACTGAAACAATTAGTTGATCCTGGTACCATTGTAATATCGAGCTCACCGCGTTTCAACATGTATGGGAACGAATTTGGATTGGGAAAACCTGTGGCGATTCTTAGTGGATATGGCAACAAGTTTGATGGAGAAGTCACATTATATCAAGGGCGTGAAGGCGAAGGAAGTATTGATACAGGCATTTGCCTAAATCCAGATATCATGAGCGCTTTGGAATGTGATGAGGAGTTTCTTGGATGCTTTAACTAG